CCATAATTTCATTCTTCGGTGGCTGCACTAGCCGCACTCAAATCCACTGACAGATCAAGCGTCTGAAACATAGCACGTACTTATCAGTAATCATTCATTGGATATTCAATTCAAAATCATAGTTAATAACTTCATCTTTACAGCTTAATTACTTGTTATCGGTGTTTACTAGATTGGTTAGCCTCTATATAACAAGAATATTTGGTATTTAGTTAAAAACCAGCAGTTCATCAGAATCAAGAAGTACCTTTCCGGTTATCTTGCTGTACATTTTAATCACATCTTCTACTGTGGTCTCAAAGTGTGTGGTTGCGTCATAACTCTGCAGGAAAATCAAATCCGAAAGAATTATCAACTTCTGCAAGTTTCAGCAAAGTAACCAATAACACTATAACTTGTATTAGCACCCCAGGTTAAGCTGCAGTTATACCAAAAAACTTGCATGCTGCCACTTGCTTATCTGTTGAGCTTAATCGTAAGATCAATGTGGTTCAGCTTAGGAAAGTACAAGAAGAGGTGAAAGTATTTATGTATGCTTACTGTGGATATGAAACAGTTGTCAACATCGGGCTGGTTATTGGGCTCATATCTGTCGTAACTGTCATAAAAGATTTCGTCTACAGGTCCAAGGAGATCTATGCCTGGTTTCAGTTCTGTTCGAGGATCATCAGTCTCTGCTTCTGTTGAAACAAAGGCAATATATTTCCCTTTTGGAGCTACATTGTGAGCATAAGAGCAGCAGAATAGGTACCTGTGATagggataaaattaaattcctcAAATGTGCATAAAAGCAATGCATGCAAATGTTTAATCTacatattttcaaaatattatctttcaagTGTAAACTTCCAAATCATTCTTGttataagaaagaaaatatacATATCTGATTTTCGCTTGAGTTGTTTCTGGGGCAGAATAACCTGGGCTGAGTGAGAATCATGTGTATTTGGGATTGGATGACTCATAATACATATAGCACGAGTTACTTTTCCAATTTTTTTAACCTTTTGTGCCACACAAACAGTTAAGGAATCAGGATTCCTTCTAATTTTGGTAAGAAAAAGTAGAACTAATAGACATTAAAGGGGATACTGTTACCTTGTCAGGCAAATATGAAGGATCGCATATAACTTTTTTGCATTTTGCAGTTTCTCCTTCTGATGTCACTCCATAGGCCTTTCCATCCGCATCAAACTCTACCTGCCATTTGCATAAGCCAAAAGAGCAAACATGACTACCTGTTTGGATTGTGAAGAATAGATgacagaaaaaaatattatcaaattaaaattctatCTAAACCTGAACAGATCCTAGCGACATTAAATGTGGCTACTGACATGAACAAGAATGACTTATCCATTCACTCCGAGAATAATTCAAGCCTTCCAGCTCATAACTAAAAAGTAGCATTATCAACTGCAGCTTGTTGAATGTATGTTATTCAAATGTCGACAGGATATTACCTTGCACTCTGGCTTGCGAAGCATGTAGGTGCCACCGTAAACAGCACTTAAACGAGCAAATGCCTGTCAAAGTTATCTAACAATAATTGTTACAGGAACCAGAAAGAATCTCCTTTATAGATTTTTTCAATGTCATATAGAACAAACCTGGGGGAGCTCTCCTAGTCCATAGAGGGGATAAATGTAGGGAGATCCTCCCCGAAAGCGTGCTAAAGAATCTGCATATAGCTAAATCCAAAAGAAACTCAGGGAGAAGATGAAGTTCGACCATCACAGGCAAGTACAAACTCAGGACAGGATTCAatgttcaataaaatttaaaataaataaataaataaaacatagcGTTGCATCATGGAAACATATGATGATTTCAAATCCTACTCTTAAGTTGATAAGCCTTAACATGGAGCTGAGATATTTTGATTAAACATTCCTTAActtgataaatattgaaattttgtaaaaaagtgTTCAGTAGTTTTACCATTCCCCCTAACAGAAAAGGAGAGAAAAATTATCCAGGCGGACCGTTTGCTGACTGTTTCTTATAAGATGAAGTGAATCTTTATTCATTCAGTAGTACATTCA
This genomic interval from Manihot esculenta cultivar AM560-2 chromosome 12, M.esculenta_v8, whole genome shotgun sequence contains the following:
- the LOC110627887 gene encoding guanosine nucleotide diphosphate dissociation inhibitor At5g09550 encodes the protein MDEEYDVIVLGTGLKECILSGLLSVDGLKVLHMDRNDYYGGESASLYLNELWKRFRSEEKPPEQLGASREYNVDMIPKFMMANGALIRILIHTNVTKYLNFKAVDGSFVYNKGKIHKVPANDVEALKSPLMGLFEKRRARKFFIYVQDYDENDPKSHEGLDLNKVKARDVISKYGLEDNTVDFIGHALALYLDENYLDEPALDFVKRMKLYADSLARFRGGSPYIYPLYGLGELPQAFARLSAVYGGTYMLRKPECKVEFDADGKAYGVTSEGETAKCKKVICDPSYLPDKVKKIGKVTRAICIMSHPIPNTHDSHSAQVILPQKQLKRKSDMYLFCCSYAHNVAPKGKYIAFVSTEAETDDPRTELKPGIDLLGPVDEIFYDSYDRYEPNNQPDVDNCFISTSYDATTHFETTVEDVIKMYSKITGKTLDLSVDLSAASAATEE